GCCATATTGGATGGAGTAAATTCGGTTTCAGCGCAAGGAGATGCTGTTATATTAAAAGCTTCAATTTCCTCAACATGGCAGGCACCTTCATATATTAAAGAAGCTAAGGGCTCAAATGTAATCATTAATGATATCGATATTGGTCTAGACGATTACGATTGGCTTACTGCTGTTGGTACATATAATGGTACAACTCCAAACTGGAGCACCCGCTACACTCAAATTACCTCTAATACGGAAACGGCTTTAATCGCCCAGTTCAACAAAAGCAATCTTTCAAATTCTGGGACCTATCAATTAGATGGAGATTTTACTTCCGCAAGTGCAACAGCTGTAACTACAGATTATGATGATGTCATGGTAACAGGTATTATCAAAGATGGAGATTGGTACAGTATTGATGCCAACGGAAGCCAGAACAGTACTTCCTCAGTAGGCAGCGGACCAGGAGTCAACACCATGTGGGCAGCCAAATTTAGTTCTGGTCCTACGCAAACGACATGGCTAACCGGAGCCGTGAGCACCCAAAAAAGTATGGTTGTCAATGATATCGTTTATGATGCAGGGACAGATTTATTCTTTATTGGTGGAGGGTATGGTGACAATGTCTCTTTTTATCCCCACTCTCAATTACTCTTTCCTAGCTCTATAGGAAGTGACCAATTGGGATATGTGATCAGAGGAGTTAGTTCTACTGCCTTTTTCCACAAAACAGCACTTGGAAACGAAACAGATCAACAATTATCCGATGTTGAAAATATAGTGACCATGTATCCTAATCCCAATAATGGTACATTTAACTTAAACATTCAATCAGAAACAACAGGCACATTACAAATTACTATTTACAATGTAAATGGCACCAAGGTATATTCCAACGAATATGATAAATCATCTCATTCATTTGATCAACAGTTATCTATTTCTGATCTGACCTCAGGAATTTATATGATGCATATTAGCATTAACGGCACGACTCAATATCAAAAGTTTATGGTTAAGTAATTGGGGCTTTATATAAAATTTAAAACAGCTATGGTTTTATTTCCATGGCTGTTTTATCCTCCAACGCGTTTCACGTTATAACCATCTTTTTTGAGTAATTCCATCACCTTATCTCTCACCTCGCCCTGAATAATTATTTCTCCGTCTTTTACAGAACCTCCTACTCCACATTTAGATTTTAATGCTTTTCCCAAATCTTTCAAATCTTCGGAAGAACCAATAAAGCCTTCGACTATCGTTACGGACTTTCCCTTTCTCTGCTTACGATCAATTAATACACGTAAAGTTTGCTCTTCAGGAGCAAGGGTTTCCATTTCTTCATCTTCATCGTATGAATATCCATAATCCGGATTTGTTGAATACACAACGTCTACTCTTTTTTTCTTTTTCGCCATTCTACAAAGTTATATGAAGCTAAAAAGCTTACTACAGGTTTTCATATTTTTTCATCGTATTGTCGCTTCTTTTCTTTTCGTAGCTAATTTTGCCTCGCATTAAAAATACATTTATGAATACGTTAGGAATTATACCAGCTCGATTTGGTTCAACAAGATTAGAAGGCAAACCTTTGGCGGACATTGAAGGAAAAACAATGATCCAACGTGTTTATGAACAAGCTTCTAAAGCTATGGACGATGTGTATGTGGCTACGGATGATCAACGTATTGAACAAGCTGTTCTTGATTTTGGTGGTCAGGTGGTGATGACATCTCCACATCATACTACAGGGACTAATCGCTGTTTAGAAGCTTATCAAATTATTAAAACTCTATCTGACAAGAACTTTGATGTAGTTATTAATGTACAAGGAGATGAACCCTTATTGGTGCCAGAGCAATTAAACGAGTTGATTTCTTGTTTCGAGGATTCTAGATCAGAAATCGCTACATTGATCACTCCGGTTTTAAGAATGGATGATCTTTTCAATGAAAGCGAAGTCTTTGTGGTCTTTAATAAAGAGCAATTCGCTCTTTACTTTAGTCGCGCTGTTATTCCTCATATTCATGGGACGCACAAGACTAAATGGATGGATCATAATACCTACTACAAACATTTAGGGCTTTATGGATATACACCTAAAGCCTTAGAGCAATTTGCTCGACTTCCACAAACCAATTTAGAACTTACGGAAAGTTTGGAACAAAACAGATGGATCGAAAATGGTGGTAATATTAAATTGGCCATCACCCAATACGATAGTATTCCTGTGGATACTATTGATGACCTGGAAAGAGTTCGTAAAATTGTCAGAGAAAGGCAAAAGTAAGCTACAGCATAGTTAACCCTATCCAAAAACCATCTACATTTGCCACATATTCGGGGTGCTTTTAAAGCTGAGATTATACCCGTTCCCGCATGGGGATATACCTGATCCGGATAATGCTGGCGTAGGTAAATAGTTATCTCGATTCCGAATACGTATATATTTTATTATTCATTCTAATACTTTTAGAAATGCGTATTTTTTCATTCAAATTTATTCTCACATTTATAATTGTTGTTTTACAATTTTCACTTTCCGCACAACACTCTATTTCGGGAAAGGTCACAGATACACAACAAAAACCACTTATCGGAGCTACTGTTTATATTAAAGGAACGTATACAGGAGCATCTACTAATATTCATGGACAGTACAATATTAAAAGTGTACCCGAAGGTAAACTAACCATTGTTGCATCCTATCTGGGGTATCAACTCATTGAGAAAACAATTACGGTAAAGAAAGCAATCACCAATCTTAACTTTGAACTACCAGTATCAGCTGTTAGTATGGAAAAAGATGTGGTCGTAACAGCCAATAAAGCTACCATTCAGACACCTATTGCTTTTCAAGATTTGGATAGTACATATTTGTCCGAGAACAATATCGGTGTAGACTTACCTTACATTCTTCAAAATGCTACTTCAGTTGTTGCTTCAAGTGATGCCGGGAATGGTATTGGTTATACATCCATGCGTATTCGAGGTAGCGATGCCACTCGTATTAACGTAACCATTAATGGAATTCCTTTTAATGACCCTGAGAGTCAGGGTACCTTCTTTGTAAACCTTCCAGATATTGCCACTTCTGCGAATGATATTCAAATTCAGAGAGGCGTGGGGACATCTACCAATGGCGCAGGAGCTTTTGGTGCCAGTGTAAATATCAATACTACTGATTTAATCAAAGAGGCTTATGGAAAATATACTTTTGGAATTGGTTCTTTCAATACTTTAAGAAACTCGCTTTCTTTTGGTACCGGACTTACTGAAAATGGATTCGCTTTTGATGGTCGATTATCCTTGATTTCATCTGATGGCTATATTGATCGTGCAACAGCAGATTTAAAATCGTACTATGCGAAAGCCGGTTATTATGGCAAAAAATTCTCCGCAAAATTCATCACATTTGGAGGAAATGAAAGAACGTATCAATCATGGAATGGAGTTCCTCAAGAATATTTAGATACCAACCGCACCTTCAATCCGTACAACTATAAAGATCAGGTGGATAATTATTCACAAACGCATTATCAGTTGCATTTAAACTATGCGATCAATACGCATTGGAAAGCTTCTATTTCCGGATTTTATATTTTAGGTAAAGGCTATTACGAAGAATATAAAGGAACCGATTACAATACTTTGTTGGAAGGAAGCCGTGAAGATTTTGCTGATTATGGTTTAAATCCTCTAATTATTGGTGGAGATACAATCACAGAAACCAACCTGATTCGAAGAAGATGGTTAGATAACA
This genomic interval from bacterium SCSIO 12643 contains the following:
- a CDS encoding TonB-dependent receptor, translated to MRIFSFKFILTFIIVVLQFSLSAQHSISGKVTDTQQKPLIGATVYIKGTYTGASTNIHGQYNIKSVPEGKLTIVASYLGYQLIEKTITVKKAITNLNFELPVSAVSMEKDVVVTANKATIQTPIAFQDLDSTYLSENNIGVDLPYILQNATSVVASSDAGNGIGYTSMRIRGSDATRINVTINGIPFNDPESQGTFFVNLPDIATSANDIQIQRGVGTSTNGAGAFGASVNINTTDLIKEAYGKYTFGIGSFNTLRNSLSFGTGLTENGFAFDGRLSLISSDGYIDRATADLKSYYAKAGYYGKKFSAKFITFGGNERTYQSWNGVPQEYLDTNRTFNPYNYKDQVDNYSQTHYQLHLNYAINTHWKASISGFYILGKGYYEEYKGTDYNTLLEGSREDFADYGLNPLIIGGDTITETNLIRRRWLDNNFGGMVFNVTYSKNNIKGVIGGGYNQYSGDHFGEIIWAEYASNSQKGHRYYDNTGDKTDWNIYGKVNWQTTEKINVFADLQLRQVGYKVSGIDNDLRTLNVDTTLTFFNPKAGISYTFNNESQSYISVAVANHEPNRNDYIDAPPGITPKHETLIDFEGGYRYANNKWAFNGNLYYMAYDNQLVLTGAVNDVGGAIRQNVDQSFRRGVELELGYQITKKLSLSLNGTFSQNKINSFTRYTDDWYNGGQVQTELKDTDIAFSPNIIAGGILSYKTPMFNKNDELEVALISRYVGSQYIDNTQSDERKLDAYFTSDLRLQYSLSDFGLRKMNINFTVRNITNLLYVSNAWAYTFVYPDSGWDPSDGNPYVQKNSEPNGYQMVGLFPQAGTNFMLGLTLDF
- a CDS encoding T9SS type A sorting domain-containing protein, with translation MFLYGGQINGQAKVLRRQNTNITEVIEDKNLGNIVSDFEINDNGTEIYAAINLISSSAILDGVNSVSAQGDAVILKASISSTWQAPSYIKEAKGSNVIINDIDIGLDDYDWLTAVGTYNGTTPNWSTRYTQITSNTETALIAQFNKSNLSNSGTYQLDGDFTSASATAVTTDYDDVMVTGIIKDGDWYSIDANGSQNSTSSVGSGPGVNTMWAAKFSSGPTQTTWLTGAVSTQKSMVVNDIVYDAGTDLFFIGGGYGDNVSFYPHSQLLFPSSIGSDQLGYVIRGVSSTAFFHKTALGNETDQQLSDVENIVTMYPNPNNGTFNLNIQSETTGTLQITIYNVNGTKVYSNEYDKSSHSFDQQLSISDLTSGIYMMHISINGTTQYQKFMVK
- a CDS encoding translation initiation factor, which codes for MAKKKKRVDVVYSTNPDYGYSYDEDEEMETLAPEEQTLRVLIDRKQRKGKSVTIVEGFIGSSEDLKDLGKALKSKCGVGGSVKDGEIIIQGEVRDKVMELLKKDGYNVKRVGG
- the kdsB gene encoding 3-deoxy-manno-octulosonate cytidylyltransferase, whose protein sequence is MNTLGIIPARFGSTRLEGKPLADIEGKTMIQRVYEQASKAMDDVYVATDDQRIEQAVLDFGGQVVMTSPHHTTGTNRCLEAYQIIKTLSDKNFDVVINVQGDEPLLVPEQLNELISCFEDSRSEIATLITPVLRMDDLFNESEVFVVFNKEQFALYFSRAVIPHIHGTHKTKWMDHNTYYKHLGLYGYTPKALEQFARLPQTNLELTESLEQNRWIENGGNIKLAITQYDSIPVDTIDDLERVRKIVRERQK